From the genome of Tachypleus tridentatus isolate NWPU-2018 chromosome 6, ASM421037v1, whole genome shotgun sequence:
gtgtGAAGTTTTTTAATGGATTTTTGTTTCTGATGCTATTCTATAAATGAAgtcatattgtatttattatttcagacaCATACATGAatagatacatatataaatgCTACATACATTATAGAAAGATTACAATCAAATAAGATTTGATGTTTGGAAGAGTAGTAATAATCAAAGTTCCTATGTACAGGGAGGCCTGTAAGTccatacccatccatatgttattatgttatattcaattatgcacgtattataaatttgtttctttttttttcagagaaatatagccgatgtaagcccatttacacttgaagagcgtattgtgacataatattatgcagcaagaataagggacagcacacagatacactggatacataagatataaagatataaagaaaacaagattatttatgcagtaaaaaaataaaaagtcaaaATTATTACTGAAGTAAGAAGTGtaaacttttagttttataaaacagcTTTGTCATGTTATGAGATAATTCACACAAGTTATTTCATTTTCTGAACATACTCACACAATCTCTTGTATGTTGTGGCACTGTAAAGTGACCACTGGATGCATAAGTTCAATACATAATTTATTCTGAATCCTTGAAGAATCTGAATAAGAGGTTATTGGGGACTTCTACTTACAAAGTTCAAACTCTAAACACTAATGTAATAAACAAGTAAGAATACACcctgaaaaatacttaaactataGTTTCAGCATGCCTTTCTAAATAACAGAAGACAGAGATTCATGACTACACAGACCCTCTTCAGACATCtttcataaaattcttcaaaTGGCAAATTCTTTGTAGTCTCCaagctttaatttttttgttcattaaaGACATGAGTaatatgtatctcaggatggctggtatgggtataagcacttactaataaagcagagaacaatgtttcaaccttcttaggtcatcttcaggttaatacccataacagcagTCCTGAGATGTACTTTCACTTCAAGTGGacttctcgtcatcacaaatgtGTATCTGATTTTTTACATCACAGAGGATGGAAATACAATTTAAAGTATCATAAGTCTGTGTTTAaggcaaagttacacaattggctatctgcaACATGCCCACCAAGGGCACTGAACCCTGACATTAGTATATAAGCCCTCAAACTGAGGACCCAAGATAATAAATGTGAGAAATAATAAAGCTTTGTAATCTCAGATCCAAATAAAATCTTTAGCAAATGTATTTCCCAGcaagaaaatgtaaattaatgaacTGATTCATATGATGTTGtaacacaaattaataattgaaatttttgTTAGCTAGGTATGGATGTAAAGGTTAGAAGAAcatgaataatattattatttttttccttcaaTGGGTAGAATGTCCTTTCTTAACAACACTTAAAAAACAGTTTGATTTTTGTAAGTGGAAGAACAAACTCAATTTTCTTTCCACTATTTCTTGATGTAGAGTTTAGGGCAATATGGGAACCTAGAGaattataacatcagtataatgaGTAAAATTGTTGTTTCACTAATAAAGCTGaagaaaaaactgtttatttgatCAATCTGTTTAAAGGTATGAAAACCCTTTCCTTAATTAACTTTTTGCTTCCTGTGTTAAAATTCATAACTTCATACATCTGTATTTTCTCCTACAGTGAGAAAATCACTGTACATCTGGTTTATCTCTTTGGTACGAAAGACATTTTCTTCTCACttttgttatgaatattaattaacAGTCTCTACCTTTACTTAttgtccagcatggccaagcgtgttaaggtgtacgactcgtaatctgaaggtcgtgggtttgcatccccatcgtgccaaacatgctagccctttcagccgtgggtgcgttataatgttacagtcaatcccactattcgttggtaaaagtgtgtttgtttgtttttgaatttcgcacaaagctactcaagggctatctgtgctagccatccctaatttagtagtgtaagactagagggaaggcagctagtcatcaccacccaccatcaactctttggctactcttttaccaatgaatagtgggattgaccatcacattataacacctccacggctgaaagggcgaacatgtttggctcgatggggatgtgaacccgtgaccctcagattacgagtcgcacactcgttggtaaaaaaagtagcccaagagttggcagtgggtggtgatgactagctgccttccctctcgtcttacactgctaaattagggatggctagcacagatagcccttgagtagctttgtgcaaacttcaaaaacaaacaaacaaacctctaatTATGCTGTCCAAAGATATTGTTATGTTGTCAATAGgataataattatattcaaaacaTAATGTAACTTACTGTAAAGGATATGGAGTTCTGGTTTCATTTCCAAGGGATACCAAAGAGCCACTGACCTCTAAAGGATATTTCATTTACTACTGCTATCATATACAAGCCACGGAGTGTTTTAACACCTCCTCTAGAAACTCCAGCACAACCTCAAAACTGTACTAACTAGAAGAAGGCTTACAGGATCTGGTCCTATGTTTCTACAGCTTAAATTCATTTTCACTAATATTCAAACTTCAGTTGGTGTAAGCTTTCTCTcacacataatttatatataaccaATTAATTTTGTCATAAACTGAAATAATCCTCATATAATGGGATATATTAATAAcccaaactaaaataataatttatatcatcACAAAAGatacaaaaccaaacaaatataagaaacatCTCTTGTGGTCTCCAATAAAATCTGTTGGGTTTTCACAACTGAACAATTtggtgtatatttttatttatacttattccattgataaaaaacacattaaaaaagttACTTTTGGTATGTGTATTTACTGACATGTTTAAAAAATTGCATTATACAAAAACATGGATTGTATggctttaaatacaaaataaataaacaatgctACCTTGATGGAAGGAATATATTTCCCTCTTAAATAATGGATGATTTGTCCATCACTTTTAATAAGCCTTATTCCACTGCTTCTAATATCTATTATCCCTTGAATTAATTTCTGGTATTCTCCCAAATTGTCAGTAGAAATACAAAAGCTTGCtgaaaatttgaaacttttctcTTTATCTGCCATCTCTGGTACACTATGGCTTCTAGGTATCTTGATCATGTTCATCACAGATGATAACATGCCCAAGAAACGTTCTGAAACAGACAAATTCTCATTTATATCACCAACCACTCGTATAGCATTGCTGAGCTGATCTGCTTGCTGATGAAGAGTTACAGCTGCAGCTTGAAGAGTTGCATGGGAATCATACATAATTTCCATTATTTCCTGTCCAAGACTTTGATCCTCATTTTCACTTTTCCATTTCTTAAGTTTGacattatgataaaatgtttcaCACAGAAGATATTCTTTCCAAAATAGTTCTAACAGATTAAATGTTTTATCTCTGTTTGGAAACGATGCAAACCAATGAGCCATTGCACCAACTTGAACAATAATGGCAGGAAAAATTAAACTTGAAGATCTTCTTTtaacttctgtaatgttttgtaacaaaagCTGAAGAAATTTATCCTCAGTCCCACTTCTTGTCTTGTCAGGAGAGAAAACCATTTTGTCTCTACTTAAGATCATATCACCACTAATCCAGCTTCCTACAGATGGAAGAAAATACGAACATTTGGTTTGATGCACTAAATCCACACTATCATTAGTTGAAATTCCATGCCTATTACCGCTTGTTGCCATTGCTTACTGTTTCTACTGTTCTAGTACTACTATAATGCTGCATTTACCATTTAGGATTTACCCTTAAGAAAGTAAAACATGCTTTTCAAAAACGCTCTGGTTACTGGGTTTCATAGATTACTGATAATACCTAATTAATAGTAGTAATATAAATAGACAAAGTTACAGTATACTGTATAGTACTCCTTCAGTAATACAGATATAGTTCTTTCATTTTCTTCGCAAAATTAACAGGGTTCGTATttcgaaacaaaatttaaaaaatcatcaaTGATGGTTAGGTTTAAGCGTTGATTACACGACATCACGATCAgcataaaaaatacaacttttacatataaa
Proteins encoded in this window:
- the LOC143252516 gene encoding synaptosomal-associated protein 47-like, whose product is MATSGNRHGISTNDSVDLVHQTKCSYFLPSVGSWISGDMILSRDKMVFSPDKTRSGTEDKFLQLLLQNITEVKRRSSSLIFPAIIVQVGAMAHWFASFPNRDKTFNLLELFWKEYLLCETFYHNVKLKKWKSENEDQSLGQEIMEIMYDSHATLQAAAVTLHQQADQLSNAIRVVGDINENLSVSERFLGMLSSVMNMIKIPRSHSVPEMADKEKSFKFSASFCISTDNLGEYQKLIQGIIDIRSSGIRLIKSDGQIIHYLRGKYIPSIKVLKPWEISISHWIDPSRSKVQVFIVVCPRLAEALKKLQLYYRQKISLGDEETVSSQTLHDRNLLLSPDSKKCGVSRKELSSQFHKSEKRTGDEILVINEEEAEDISQMISSLHSLALEVGQEQCAQLEKIDKLIGYVDRTDDRMKEDIKKIRKLQGNM